Proteins from a genomic interval of Rhodococcus rhodochrous:
- a CDS encoding YihY/virulence factor BrkB family protein, which yields MNDTPRSPAQAPSGRVRRAVGKGWEVVTHTLSSAWDHSIFSKAATAAFWQTLSLPPLVLGLLGSLGYVGGWFGPDTVEIITSKTVTFLRSVFSDSVVDQIIEPTVEDVLRRGRADVMSLGFVLSLWAGSSAISTFVDSIVEAHHQQDHRHPVWQRIFGLLLYVVFLILAVFTMPLVALGPTLIGRLLPDAWFDVGSRIIDTFYFPAVGLLLLIGLTTLYKVALPKSLPWHRLLGGAVLAGVFFLASSVILRWYLTWVAATGYTYGALAAPIAFLLFTFFLGFAVVLGAEFNATVQQFWPARATRLEQWRIWLAEQSARDPSPDSGPVTNLTRRLTSSTTIRLSDLIRPGDRQPESWPIDGKPAESDAAPDDRPAPHDDTAPHDPASHDDKAGGSEVPPAQTELPPVEAVSPSSPAARPSPESPDAAADDEVFHQVSQSPLRKPS from the coding sequence GCACACCCTGTCGTCGGCCTGGGACCACTCGATCTTCAGCAAGGCGGCGACCGCGGCCTTCTGGCAGACCCTCTCGCTGCCGCCCCTGGTGCTCGGTCTGCTCGGCAGTCTCGGTTACGTCGGTGGCTGGTTCGGTCCCGACACGGTGGAGATCATCACGTCGAAGACCGTCACCTTCCTCCGCTCGGTCTTCAGCGACAGCGTGGTCGACCAGATCATCGAGCCCACCGTCGAGGACGTCCTCCGTCGGGGTCGCGCCGACGTGATGTCGTTGGGCTTCGTGTTGTCGCTGTGGGCGGGATCGTCGGCGATCTCGACGTTCGTGGATTCGATCGTCGAAGCGCACCACCAGCAGGACCATCGCCACCCCGTGTGGCAGCGGATCTTCGGGCTGCTCCTCTACGTGGTCTTCCTGATCCTGGCGGTGTTCACGATGCCGCTCGTCGCGCTCGGACCCACCCTGATCGGCCGGTTGCTGCCCGACGCCTGGTTCGATGTCGGCTCACGGATCATCGACACCTTCTACTTCCCCGCAGTGGGCCTGCTCCTGCTCATCGGTCTGACGACCCTGTACAAGGTGGCGCTGCCGAAGTCACTGCCGTGGCACCGACTGCTCGGTGGCGCAGTGCTGGCCGGGGTGTTCTTCCTCGCGTCGAGCGTGATCCTGCGGTGGTACCTGACGTGGGTCGCGGCCACGGGCTACACCTACGGCGCGCTCGCCGCCCCGATCGCGTTCCTGCTGTTCACGTTCTTCCTGGGTTTCGCCGTGGTCCTCGGAGCGGAGTTCAACGCCACGGTGCAACAGTTCTGGCCGGCGCGCGCCACGCGTCTGGAGCAGTGGCGGATCTGGCTCGCGGAGCAGTCGGCCCGTGATCCGTCGCCCGACAGCGGGCCGGTGACGAACCTCACCCGCCGGTTGACGAGCTCCACGACCATCCGACTGTCGGACCTGATCCGGCCCGGGGATCGCCAACCCGAGTCGTGGCCGATCGACGGGAAACCCGCCGAGTCGGATGCGGCGCCGGACGACCGGCCTGCACCCCACGACGACACTGCCCCCCACGACCCTGCCTCGCACGACGACAAGGCCGGGGGATCCGAAGTTCCCCCGGCCCAGACCGAACTCCCGCCGGTGGAGGCAGTATCACCGTCTTCGCCGGCAGCAAGACCGTCGCCGGAATCACCCGACGCCGCGGCGGACGACGAGGTGTTCCACCAGGTGTCTCAGTCGCCCTTGCGCAAACCGTCGTAG
- a CDS encoding DUF3039 domain-containing protein, with the protein MSTDIKERSDTTTDETTDDDTPKFFHYVKKNKIAESAVMGTHVVALCGEVFPVTRSPKPGSPVCPECKKVYDGLRKGD; encoded by the coding sequence GTGAGCACGGATATCAAGGAACGGTCGGATACCACCACCGACGAAACGACCGACGACGACACCCCGAAGTTCTTCCACTACGTGAAGAAGAACAAGATCGCCGAGAGTGCGGTCATGGGTACCCATGTGGTCGCGCTGTGCGGTGAGGTCTTTCCGGTGACCCGGTCGCCGAAGCCCGGCTCGCCGGTGTGCCCCGAATGCAAGAAAGTCTACGACGGTTTGCGCAAGGGCGACTGA
- a CDS encoding DUF3099 domain-containing protein, producing the protein MARTHGFGGSPENGSPDNPVLITAAEASLEDQHRARVRKYLTIMSVRIPALLLAAIAYGVWANPWISMAIIGVSIPLPWIAVLIANDRPPRRKDEPSRWDGRFDDAPAIESSRHHVIDG; encoded by the coding sequence ATGGCGAGAACTCACGGTTTCGGCGGATCCCCCGAGAACGGATCGCCCGACAACCCGGTTCTGATCACCGCGGCGGAGGCGTCGCTCGAGGATCAGCACCGAGCACGGGTTCGCAAGTACCTCACCATCATGTCGGTCCGCATCCCCGCCCTGCTGCTGGCGGCGATCGCGTACGGCGTATGGGCCAATCCCTGGATCTCGATGGCGATCATCGGGGTGTCGATCCCGCTGCCGTGGATCGCCGTCCTCATCGCCAACGACCGGCCGCCGCGCCGCAAGGACGAACCGAGCCGCTGGGACGGCCGCTTCGACGACGCCCCGGCGATCGAGTCGTCCCGACACCATGTGATCGACGGCTGA
- a CDS encoding DUF7782 domain-containing protein: protein MDRDLLLSLCPALRTALIRCRYDLDTVRELLGPEAHAALGRSEPVPARRIARGAGDLGVLVRLFLLQDTCPEDEVAQALAPVTTEQAVQAGLVERDGDGVRAALDLRPLDAGTGSRWVLSDLDGSIRPVPTRPDHVLGVGQASLSLLQATPTDRVGSVLDLGTGCGVQAIRAADHADEVTATDINPRCLTLAAASAALNEIDIDLLEGSWFEPVAGRTFDRIVANPPFVVSAGRVEHSYRDSGLDLDGASRLMISQAAEHLNPGGTAAMLASWVHVEGEDWRARVASWLPSHGVDAWIVQRDVADPALYVGTWLRDGDADQREPEVAVRAEQWLDHFEEHGVEGVGFGFVYLRRTDLPSDVMAEDLRHAFTDALGDEAVDYFRRLDWLRTHEVLDARFAVRPDTALERVHLPGEDGWDQVVVRVHRGGGPAWQHEVDDLAAALLGGMRADGLPLGDLVSLLAAAHGEDEDDLLTQSVGLVHGLVRHGLIEPV from the coding sequence GTGGACCGCGACCTTCTCCTGTCTCTCTGCCCGGCTCTGCGCACCGCACTGATCCGGTGCCGCTACGACCTCGACACCGTGCGGGAACTGCTCGGACCCGAGGCGCACGCCGCCCTCGGACGCAGTGAACCCGTCCCCGCCCGGCGCATCGCGCGTGGTGCGGGCGATCTCGGCGTGCTCGTGCGACTGTTCCTCCTCCAGGACACCTGCCCCGAGGACGAGGTCGCGCAGGCTCTCGCTCCGGTGACGACGGAGCAGGCCGTGCAGGCGGGGCTCGTCGAACGCGACGGCGACGGCGTGCGGGCCGCTCTCGACCTGCGACCCCTCGACGCCGGGACCGGTAGCCGCTGGGTGCTGTCCGATCTCGACGGCTCGATCCGGCCCGTCCCGACCCGGCCAGATCACGTCCTCGGCGTCGGTCAGGCCTCCCTGTCGCTGCTGCAGGCCACCCCCACCGATCGGGTGGGTTCGGTGCTCGACCTCGGCACCGGTTGCGGGGTGCAGGCCATCCGCGCCGCGGACCACGCGGACGAGGTCACCGCGACCGACATCAATCCCCGTTGCCTGACCCTGGCCGCCGCGAGCGCCGCGCTGAACGAGATCGACATCGATCTTCTCGAAGGGTCGTGGTTCGAGCCGGTCGCCGGCCGGACCTTCGACCGCATCGTCGCGAACCCGCCGTTCGTGGTGAGCGCGGGACGCGTCGAGCACAGCTACCGCGACTCCGGTCTCGACCTCGACGGCGCCAGCCGGCTCATGATCTCGCAGGCCGCCGAGCACCTGAATCCCGGCGGCACCGCCGCGATGCTCGCGTCCTGGGTGCACGTCGAGGGTGAGGACTGGCGGGCGCGGGTCGCATCGTGGTTGCCGTCACACGGCGTCGACGCCTGGATCGTGCAGCGTGATGTGGCCGATCCCGCCCTGTACGTCGGGACGTGGCTGCGCGACGGCGACGCCGATCAGCGGGAGCCGGAGGTCGCGGTGCGCGCCGAGCAGTGGCTCGACCACTTCGAGGAGCACGGCGTCGAGGGCGTCGGGTTCGGGTTCGTCTACCTGCGCCGCACCGACCTGCCGTCCGACGTGATGGCCGAGGATCTGCGGCACGCGTTCACCGATGCGCTGGGTGACGAGGCGGTCGACTACTTCCGTCGCCTCGACTGGCTGCGTACGCACGAGGTGCTCGACGCCCGTTTCGCGGTGCGGCCCGATACGGCCCTCGAGCGGGTGCACCTGCCCGGCGAGGACGGGTGGGACCAGGTGGTCGTGCGGGTGCACCGCGGTGGCGGTCCGGCCTGGCAGCACGAGGTGGACGATCTCGCGGCCGCCCTGCTCGGCGGCATGCGCGCCGACGGTCTTCCGCTCGGGGATCTCGTGTCGCTGCTCGCGGCCGCGCACGGCGAGGACGAGGACGACCTCCTCACGCAATCGGTGGGCCTCGTGCACGGCTTGGTCCGGCACGGGTTGATCGAGCCCGTCTGA